Proteins from a single region of Nodularia sp. LEGE 06071:
- a CDS encoding peptidase domain-containing ABC transporter produces MASAFSPEYLAQQLIHSLGEPLSDKEIERCLIGVEIVEPPVAKQFWQAASAPNGIYIVLGGKVRLLDGSNNLITTLTTGASFGELTLFTEQEFSPYVARASVKLKLAYFPQASLQEVIRRHPSIRDRLKQRAELWDLLLLCCQTSLVPHNGSVEGILKALALFERHSVEGDSLPAKLFKDTKLWLLHQGELQHTDGRTLTPGNIYVYPQQEDWRATQPTQVYSLKNADWPLALEYWPQLAELSSERQNVTQNTPVQVITPRRSRELPPDPEPKKKQKQAYFPSPTVKAGHWWGRLTKRYPFFEQQSAADCGAACLVMISRYWGKRLSVNRLRDLANINRTGATLRGLTTAAESIGFTTRPVKASLDKLAQQTLPAIAHWEGRHYIVVYEISKKQVIVGDPAFGQRTLTDEEFKAGWTGYALLLQPTALLKETEESSTQFWQLFDLVKPHSKVLLEVFMASVLIQIFGLVTPLLTQLLLDRVLVQRSTLTLNAVGFGLLIFGLFSVVVNGLRQYLLDHTANRISVALLVGFIKHTFRLPLAFFESRYVGDIISRVQENYKIQRFLTGEALSITLDLLTVFIYVGLMFWYSAPMALLSLCIIPPFFILALVATPFFRRINREAFNASASENSYLIQSLTGISSIRSMAIEQTVRWHWEELLNNVIKKTFAGQIISNKMQLFSSGIETLVTTGLLWFGSWLVIQNQLTIGQLVAFNMLLGNIIRPFQRLVVLWNQLQEVVISSERINDVLEAEPEEDLHHQPRQFLPRLEGHIKFDNVTFRYHPESDINVLENLSFEILPQQTVAVVGRSGSGKTTLAKMILGLYLPTDGKVLIDAQDVTSISLRSLRSQIGVVDQDTFLFGGTIRENINIAHPEATLEEIIEAASLAGADEFIKLMPAGYETQIGEGGGMLSGGQRQRLAIARALLGNPRLLLLDEATSHLDAESERIIQNNLKTILQGRTSLIIAHRLSTVRHADLILVLDRGLLVESGTHDELIARKGHYFYLNQQQLAQTAQIA; encoded by the coding sequence ATGGCATCAGCGTTTTCCCCGGAATACTTAGCGCAACAACTTATCCACAGCTTGGGTGAGCCGTTATCAGACAAAGAAATTGAAAGATGCTTGATTGGGGTGGAAATTGTCGAACCACCAGTAGCCAAGCAATTTTGGCAAGCAGCCAGCGCACCGAATGGCATATATATCGTCCTGGGAGGTAAAGTCAGACTTTTAGATGGCTCGAATAACTTAATTACTACCCTGACAACAGGAGCATCATTTGGTGAACTGACTTTATTTACAGAACAAGAGTTTAGTCCTTATGTGGCTAGAGCTTCTGTGAAGTTAAAACTGGCGTATTTTCCGCAAGCATCTTTACAAGAGGTGATCCGCAGACATCCGAGTATTCGCGATCGCCTCAAACAACGTGCCGAACTGTGGGATCTACTGTTATTATGTTGCCAAACGTCCCTAGTGCCTCACAATGGGTCTGTAGAAGGGATACTCAAAGCCTTGGCTTTATTTGAGCGCCACAGTGTAGAAGGTGACTCACTCCCAGCCAAACTCTTTAAAGACACCAAACTCTGGTTATTGCATCAGGGCGAACTACAGCACACAGATGGGCGGACATTAACGCCGGGAAACATCTATGTATATCCCCAGCAGGAAGATTGGCGCGCTACTCAACCTACGCAGGTTTACAGCCTAAAAAATGCTGATTGGCCACTGGCATTAGAATACTGGCCGCAATTAGCCGAGTTATCATCAGAACGGCAAAATGTTACACAGAATACACCTGTACAAGTCATTACCCCCAGGAGAAGCAGAGAATTACCACCAGACCCAGAACCGAAAAAGAAGCAAAAACAAGCTTATTTTCCCAGTCCTACAGTTAAAGCTGGTCATTGGTGGGGACGTTTAACCAAGCGGTATCCGTTCTTTGAACAACAAAGCGCTGCTGACTGTGGAGCCGCTTGCTTGGTGATGATTAGCCGCTATTGGGGTAAGCGCTTGAGTGTGAACCGACTGCGGGATTTAGCTAATATTAATCGCACCGGTGCTACATTGCGGGGTTTAACAACTGCGGCGGAAAGTATTGGTTTTACTACCCGTCCGGTAAAAGCCAGCTTGGATAAATTAGCACAACAAACCTTACCTGCGATCGCACATTGGGAAGGTAGACACTACATTGTTGTCTATGAAATCAGCAAAAAGCAGGTGATTGTCGGTGACCCAGCCTTCGGACAACGTACCCTCACCGATGAAGAATTTAAAGCTGGTTGGACTGGTTACGCGTTGTTATTGCAACCCACAGCCCTCCTCAAAGAAACTGAAGAATCGAGTACACAATTTTGGCAGTTGTTTGATTTAGTCAAACCTCATTCCAAAGTCCTGTTAGAAGTCTTCATGGCTTCGGTGTTAATTCAGATATTTGGATTGGTTACGCCTTTATTAACTCAGTTGCTCTTAGACCGAGTACTTGTGCAGCGTAGCACCCTGACATTAAACGCCGTCGGTTTCGGGTTGCTGATTTTTGGCTTGTTCAGTGTCGTGGTCAATGGACTACGGCAATATCTACTCGATCACACAGCCAACCGCATTAGTGTAGCTTTATTGGTGGGTTTTATTAAACATACCTTTCGCTTACCTTTAGCCTTCTTTGAATCCCGCTACGTTGGGGATATTATTTCCCGCGTCCAAGAAAACTATAAAATTCAGCGATTCCTCACCGGGGAAGCTTTATCTATCACCTTGGATTTGCTGACAGTGTTTATCTACGTGGGTTTGATGTTTTGGTATAGCGCCCCAATGGCATTGCTGAGTTTATGCATTATCCCCCCATTCTTTATTTTGGCGCTCGTTGCTACACCTTTCTTTCGGCGCATTAATCGCGAGGCTTTTAATGCCTCAGCTAGCGAAAATAGTTATCTGATTCAATCCCTCACAGGTATTAGCTCAATTCGCTCAATGGCAATTGAACAAACAGTTCGCTGGCATTGGGAAGAGCTATTAAATAATGTGATTAAAAAGACCTTTGCTGGGCAGATAATTAGTAACAAAATGCAACTTTTTAGCTCTGGAATTGAAACGCTAGTAACTACGGGATTGCTGTGGTTTGGGTCATGGTTAGTCATTCAAAACCAACTGACAATTGGGCAGTTAGTTGCTTTTAATATGTTGTTGGGTAACATTATTCGCCCCTTTCAAAGGCTGGTTGTTTTGTGGAATCAACTTCAGGAAGTAGTTATTTCTAGTGAACGAATTAACGATGTCTTAGAAGCAGAACCAGAGGAAGATTTACACCATCAACCCCGGCAGTTTTTACCGAGATTAGAAGGACACATTAAGTTTGACAATGTGACTTTCCGCTATCACCCAGAGAGTGATATTAATGTCCTAGAAAATCTCAGCTTTGAAATCCTGCCGCAGCAGACTGTAGCGGTTGTGGGACGTAGTGGTTCAGGGAAAACAACCCTCGCCAAGATGATCTTGGGACTATACCTGCCGACAGATGGCAAAGTATTAATTGATGCCCAAGATGTGACTAGTATTTCCTTACGATCGCTGCGATCGCAAATTGGAGTTGTCGATCAAGATACCTTCTTGTTTGGCGGGACAATCCGCGAAAATATCAATATTGCTCACCCAGAAGCCACATTAGAGGAAATTATTGAAGCCGCAAGTTTAGCAGGAGCCGATGAATTTATCAAGCTGATGCCTGCTGGCTACGAAACCCAAATTGGTGAAGGTGGGGGGATGTTATCTGGTGGACAACGCCAACGGCTAGCGATCGCCCGTGCTTTACTCGGAAATCCCCGCTTATTGCTTTTAGACGAAGCCACCAGCCACCTCGATGCCGAATCTGAGCGGATTATCCAAAATAACCTGAAAACAATTCTCCAAGGGCGCACCAGCCTAATTATTGCCCATCGCCTGTCCACAGTGCGCCATGCTGACCTGATCCTGGTTTTAGATCGAGGCTTACTCGTCGAAAGCGGGACTCACGATGAATTAATTGCCAGAAAAGGTCATTATTTCTATCTCAACCAGCAACAACTGGCTCAAACAGCGCAAATAGCCTGA
- a CDS encoding HlyD family efflux transporter periplasmic adaptor subunit: MPNPSQNLSSVLAKPKQDQNKQVENSSAVVDDQTQVENEANDWFYGTEELLDALPRVWTRSMLYFLVAFASIILPWSMLTKIDETGSARGRLEPKGATHQLGIPVPGTVKAVNVQEGAMVKAGQVLLELDSDVLEQDLQQRQTQLQGLSDRHAQLKLLKNQLMLAINIQEQQNQAQELEKMSQVNQAQQNLDARQSSFNLQRLERQALVDQARQNINSTETAEKLVNSRFNRDVAEVARFRELYEQGAIPQVQVVELEKTAEESQRLHLQAQSEFTQAQLRLKEEMSRYQATMSQIVADIEQAKLRLQEQQSSYQSVVQAGKLAVLRSQEQLKDMETQISSLNSEIGQTKSQIESLQIQLKQRVVRSPIDGIVFELPITKPGPVVEPGQIIAQIAPQNSQLILKAQIPSQHSGFLEEGMPVKIKFDAYPYQDYGVMEGRVSWIAPNSRVQSNNQGSIDTYDLDITLDQAYVQAANQRVTLTPGQTATAEVVIRQRRVIDFILDPFKKLQQGGLEL, from the coding sequence ATGCCAAACCCATCTCAAAATTTATCATCCGTACTTGCAAAACCAAAGCAAGACCAAAATAAGCAGGTTGAAAACTCTAGTGCTGTTGTTGATGATCAGACGCAGGTAGAAAACGAAGCCAATGATTGGTTTTACGGCACAGAAGAACTGCTAGACGCTTTACCAAGGGTCTGGACACGTTCCATGCTGTACTTCCTGGTAGCATTTGCGTCGATTATTTTACCTTGGTCGATGCTGACCAAAATTGATGAAACCGGCAGCGCTAGAGGGCGTTTAGAACCCAAAGGAGCGACGCATCAATTAGGTATTCCCGTTCCTGGAACTGTAAAAGCTGTGAATGTTCAAGAAGGCGCAATGGTGAAAGCTGGACAGGTTTTGCTGGAGTTGGATTCTGATGTCCTGGAACAAGATTTGCAACAGAGACAGACACAATTGCAAGGATTAAGCGATCGCCACGCGCAACTCAAGCTGCTAAAAAACCAATTGATGCTGGCGATAAATATCCAAGAGCAACAAAATCAAGCCCAAGAATTGGAAAAAATGTCTCAAGTCAATCAGGCGCAGCAAAACCTGGATGCGAGACAGAGTTCTTTTAACTTACAAAGGTTAGAAAGACAGGCTTTAGTCGATCAGGCTCGACAGAATATTAATTCTACTGAGACTGCGGAGAAGTTAGTTAATAGCCGCTTTAACAGAGATGTCGCCGAAGTTGCACGCTTTCGCGAACTGTACGAGCAGGGTGCAATTCCTCAAGTCCAAGTTGTGGAATTAGAAAAGACAGCAGAGGAAAGCCAACGCTTGCACTTACAAGCACAATCTGAATTCACCCAAGCTCAACTGCGTTTAAAAGAGGAGATGAGCCGCTATCAGGCGACTATGAGTCAAATTGTTGCGGATATCGAGCAAGCAAAACTCCGCCTCCAAGAACAGCAAAGCAGCTATCAAAGCGTTGTCCAAGCAGGTAAATTAGCAGTGCTGAGAAGCCAGGAACAACTAAAAGACATGGAAACGCAAATTAGTAGCTTGAACTCAGAAATAGGACAAACCAAGAGTCAGATAGAGTCCTTGCAGATTCAGCTCAAACAACGTGTAGTGCGATCGCCTATTGATGGCATAGTTTTTGAGTTACCCATTACTAAACCAGGGCCTGTGGTAGAGCCAGGACAAATCATTGCTCAAATTGCGCCTCAAAATAGTCAATTGATTCTGAAAGCGCAGATACCCAGCCAACACAGTGGTTTCTTAGAAGAAGGAATGCCAGTAAAAATCAAGTTTGATGCCTATCCTTACCAAGATTATGGCGTGATGGAAGGGCGTGTGAGTTGGATTGCCCCTAATTCCAGAGTTCAGTCTAACAACCAAGGCAGTATAGACACTTATGATTTAGACATCACCTTAGATCAAGCTTATGTACAAGCTGCTAACCAACGCGTTACTTTAACTCCAGGTCAGACAGCCACCGCAGAGGTAGTTATCCGTCAGCGCCGAGTAATTGATTTCATCTTAGATCCGTTTAAGAAATTGCAACAAGGCGGTCTCGAACTTTAG
- a CDS encoding peptidylprolyl isomerase: protein MTNILKVSAEEIIYYIKMACQIPSILEAIATQKIIAEAAEKAGIEISTEELQTAADGLRLANKLLKAEDTWAWLEKHHLSLDDLEEIAKINLTSSKLANHLFADQIEPFFYAHQPKYFGAVTYEVILDDEDLALELFYALQEGEISFQEIARQYIQNPETRRAGGYQGVRRRTDFRAEIAAAVFAATPPQILKPIITPKGAHIIAVEEIIKPELDENLRFQIMGDFFTNWLQQQIATVEIIANLQENPKSPITNDLLKPA, encoded by the coding sequence ATGACAAATATTTTAAAAGTTTCGGCTGAAGAGATTATTTACTATATAAAGATGGCTTGCCAAATTCCTAGCATATTAGAAGCGATCGCTACGCAAAAGATTATTGCAGAAGCCGCCGAAAAAGCAGGAATTGAAATCTCCACAGAAGAACTACAAACAGCAGCAGATGGTCTTCGTTTAGCCAACAAACTACTCAAAGCCGAAGATACTTGGGCTTGGTTAGAAAAACATCATCTTTCTCTCGATGACCTCGAAGAAATAGCCAAAATTAACCTCACATCTTCCAAATTAGCCAACCATTTATTTGCCGATCAAATCGAACCATTCTTTTATGCACACCAACCCAAATATTTTGGAGCAGTAACTTATGAAGTCATCTTAGATGATGAAGATTTAGCCTTAGAACTATTTTATGCCCTCCAAGAAGGCGAAATCAGCTTCCAAGAAATCGCTCGTCAATACATCCAAAATCCCGAAACCCGTCGCGCAGGTGGTTATCAGGGAGTCCGCCGCCGTACTGACTTCAGAGCCGAGATTGCAGCCGCAGTTTTCGCCGCTACTCCCCCGCAAATTCTCAAACCAATCATCACACCCAAAGGAGCGCATATAATCGCCGTTGAGGAAATAATCAAACCAGAATTAGATGAAAACTTGCGTTTCCAAATAATGGGAGACTTTTTTACCAATTGGTTACAGCAACAAATAGCCACCGTAGAAATTATCGCAAATCTTCAAGAAAATCCGAAGTCGCCAATAACAAATGACTTGCTAAAACCAGCATAA
- a CDS encoding phosphotransferase: MPFLLSYQNLFDYLIPLGLCTQEERSSSNIELKPAKNFNLLLSLPEDKKLLVKQERHNREGKTAGEFVQEWRIHEFLQQNPELSYIRPLLSESVHFDAENSIIIFNYLSNYRDVADFYTKENIFPTQVATKIGTILALIHRVSLQRPEYREFFENSQDAPSQDAPKLNQKMDRITPEIFGNVPADGLKFFALYQRYDSLGQAIAELGSSYTPFCLTHNDMKLNNILISLNWEDVNLNGSSSDQSMIRLIDWERCSWGDPAIDLGSLLASYLQLWLYSVVVGKGMEIEESLRLATTPLQTLRPSLSALVKAYLAEFPEILEHRPDFLQRVVQFCGLGLIQSIQATLQHEKTFGNPGISMLQVAKSLLCRPETSIPTIFGMDASDLTPTRYSPAR, encoded by the coding sequence ATGCCATTTTTATTAAGCTATCAAAATCTTTTTGATTACCTAATTCCTCTGGGACTATGTACTCAAGAAGAACGTTCATCAAGTAATATTGAACTAAAACCTGCAAAAAACTTTAACTTGTTACTCAGCTTACCAGAGGACAAAAAACTTCTAGTTAAGCAAGAGCGTCACAACCGAGAAGGAAAAACTGCTGGTGAGTTTGTGCAGGAATGGCGAATTCATGAGTTTTTACAACAAAACCCAGAACTTAGCTATATACGTCCTTTGCTTTCGGAATCGGTACATTTTGATGCCGAAAATTCGATCATTATTTTTAACTATCTCAGTAACTACCGGGATGTAGCAGATTTCTACACAAAGGAAAACATCTTTCCTACACAGGTGGCGACAAAAATCGGTACTATTCTGGCCTTAATTCATCGCGTCAGTCTTCAACGTCCAGAGTATCGGGAATTCTTTGAAAATTCCCAGGATGCACCGAGTCAAGATGCACCAAAACTCAATCAGAAAATGGATCGGATTACACCGGAAATCTTTGGTAATGTTCCGGCTGATGGGTTGAAATTCTTTGCTCTATATCAACGTTACGACAGTTTGGGTCAGGCGATCGCCGAATTGGGTAGTTCTTACACTCCCTTCTGTTTGACTCATAACGACATGAAGCTGAACAATATTCTCATCTCCTTAAATTGGGAAGATGTCAATCTCAATGGCTCATCCTCAGACCAAAGCATGATTCGATTAATTGACTGGGAACGCTGTTCTTGGGGAGATCCAGCTATCGATTTAGGCTCATTACTCGCCAGTTACCTGCAATTGTGGCTGTATAGCGTAGTTGTCGGTAAAGGAATGGAAATTGAAGAGTCTTTACGTTTAGCTACAACGCCTTTACAAACACTCCGTCCTTCACTTTCTGCACTGGTTAAGGCTTATTTGGCTGAATTTCCCGAAATCTTAGAGCATCGTCCTGATTTCTTACAGCGAGTCGTGCAGTTTTGCGGTTTAGGTTTAATTCAATCTATTCAAGCCACACTCCAGCACGAAAAAACCTTTGGTAATCCTGGTATCAGTATGCTCCAAGTTGCCAAGAGTTTATTGTGTCGTCCAGAAACATCTATACCAACTATTTTCGGTATGGATGCTTCAGATTTAACCCCCACCAGATATTCCCCCGCACGCTAA
- a CDS encoding T3SS effector HopA1 family protein yields MQLLDSLQTQLSTIPEPLQTSIQDIIDKVEIVSHHCIKHPNYKSVELTEQAVSRFQKLPLDLRNKYLALQLRSFLYGVYYNGSLQEDLNLGADGESKNVALNQDLENNSFLGVDIGFYDRLHESNRGEGYFSDDWLVIKEETDGALAVHKGGLTVHIERELHLRPEDKAVTIGSLVPIKLPKNVVQNGFYMAVSNAAAHGDQEIVRIYFNLSPDGAVAVMDGLTTQLNALPISFTFKALYNPSDYGRCDSAVLYFDKHNYEVVRPVLARVYTENKSHFGETVPLFTKLLAPGLALAEEPNSKFTDRESFGMNRCQIIANALLDVWQQDNDTPAGRLESILKHFSMLEIDLQRPYLNPQSEDIFTSLQF; encoded by the coding sequence ATGCAACTATTAGATTCGCTACAAACTCAACTATCAACTATTCCTGAGCCTTTGCAGACATCAATACAAGACATTATCGATAAAGTTGAAATCGTTTCTCATCATTGTATTAAGCACCCAAACTATAAAAGCGTAGAATTAACTGAGCAAGCAGTTTCCCGCTTTCAAAAGTTGCCCTTAGACCTGCGAAACAAATATTTAGCTCTGCAACTGCGTAGTTTTCTTTATGGTGTCTACTACAACGGTTCATTGCAAGAGGATCTCAATCTCGGAGCAGATGGAGAGTCAAAAAATGTAGCATTGAATCAAGATTTAGAAAATAATAGCTTTTTGGGTGTAGATATCGGTTTTTATGACCGCTTACATGAAAGCAACAGAGGTGAAGGCTACTTCAGCGACGATTGGCTAGTAATCAAAGAAGAAACAGATGGCGCTTTGGCTGTGCATAAAGGTGGTTTAACTGTACATATTGAGCGTGAGCTTCACTTGCGACCAGAAGATAAAGCTGTGACTATCGGTAGTTTAGTTCCCATTAAATTGCCCAAGAATGTGGTGCAAAATGGATTTTATATGGCAGTTAGCAATGCAGCTGCTCATGGTGATCAAGAAATCGTGCGGATCTACTTTAATTTATCTCCAGACGGTGCGGTTGCTGTGATGGATGGTTTGACTACCCAACTCAATGCTCTGCCAATTTCTTTCACTTTTAAAGCACTATATAATCCTTCAGATTATGGACGTTGTGACTCAGCAGTGCTTTATTTTGACAAACACAACTATGAAGTTGTCCGCCCAGTATTAGCAAGGGTGTATACAGAAAATAAATCTCATTTTGGTGAAACAGTGCCTTTGTTTACCAAATTACTCGCGCCGGGGTTAGCTCTGGCTGAAGAACCAAATAGCAAATTTACAGACCGTGAAAGTTTTGGGATGAACCGTTGTCAAATTATTGCTAACGCTTTGCTTGATGTTTGGCAGCAAGATAATGATACGCCAGCAGGTAGGTTAGAATCTATTTTGAAACATTTCTCTATGCTGGAAATTGACTTGCAGCGTCCTTATCTGAATCCCCAGTCTGAAGATATCTTTACTTCTTTGCAGTTTTGA